Proteins encoded in a region of the Eretmochelys imbricata isolate rEreImb1 chromosome 10, rEreImb1.hap1, whole genome shotgun sequence genome:
- the ELFN1 gene encoding protein ELFN1: MAGRQWAVTSALCVCVAAVSLLHTGGVRADCWLIEGDKGFVWLAICSQNQPPYESIPQQINSTIVDLRLNDNKIKSVQYSSLSRFGNLTYLNLTKNEISYIEDGAFSGQFNLQVLQLGYNRLRNLTEGILRGLGKLEYLYLQANLIEAVTPNAFWECPNIVNIDLSMNRIQRLDSNTFRGLNKLSVCELYSNPFYCSCELLGFLQWLEGFTNMTRTYDRMQCDSPPDYTGYFLLGQGRTSYRNALGMLSTLCTGSSYTMIPRFIPPRYQVTTAPSESPCSEEECFSGDGTTPQVSLHTPAGETEMRPNIRVKHLTHNSATLTVQIPYPFSKMYILAQYENGFSSVVTKLKKQKEDIELTNLVAQKDYTYCVVSLHHVLRYNHTCLTLSPNKMSREDPVPTPSTATHYIMTILGCLFGMVIVLGVVYYCLRKRRQQEEKHKKAAGSMKKTIIELKYGPEMETTSITQLSQGQMLGGETVTRIPYLPSAGEVEQYKLIDSSETPKATKGNYMEVRTGEQPERRECELSMPPDSQSSVAEISTITKEVDKVNQIINNCIDALKSESTSFQGVKSGAISTAEPQLVLLSEQISGKHGFLSPVYKESYSHPLQRHHSMEAAPKRSSTSSSGSIRSPRSFRSEGSGHKSEAKYIEKTSPTADTILTVTPAAAILRAEAEKIRQYSEHRHSYPGSHQGEQHDSMGGRKPSILEPLTRPRPRDLAYSQLSPQYHNLSYSSSPEYTCKPSHSIWERFKLNRKRHKDEEEYMAAGHALRKKVQFAKDEDLHDILDYWKGVSAQHKS; the protein is encoded by the coding sequence ATGGCAGGTCGTCAGTGGGCAGTGACGTCAgcgctgtgtgtgtgcgtggcggCCGTCTCTCTGCTGCACACAGGCGGGGTGCGGGCAGACTGCTGGCTGATCGAGGGCGACAAGGGCTTTGTTTGGCTGGCTATCTGCAGCCAGAACCAACCCCCCTATGAGTCCATCCCTCAGCAAATCAACAGCACAATTGTGGATTTGCGACTGAACGACAACAAGATCAAAAGCGTGCAGTACTCCTCACTCAGCCGCTTCGGTAACCTGACATACCTCAACTTGACGAAGAACGAAATCTCCTATATCGAGGATGGTGCCTTCTCCGGACAGTTTAACCTCCAGGTGCTGCAGCTTGGCTACAACCGCCTGAGGAACCTGACCGAGGGAATCCTCCGGGGCCTAGGAAAGCTGGAGTACCTCTACCTCCAGGCTAACCTCATTGAGGCAGTCACCCCCAATGCCTTCTGGGAGTGCCCCAACATAGTGAACATTGACCTGTCCATGAACAGGATCCAGAGACTGGACAGCAACACCTTTAGGGGCCTGAACAAACTCTCTGTCTGTGAACTCTACAGCAACCCCTTCTATTGCTCCTGTGAACTCCTAGGCTTCCTGCAATGGCTGGAAGGCTTCACCAACATGACACGCACCTATGACCGCATGCAGTGCGACTCCCCGCCAGACTACACTGGCTACTTCTTGCTAGGCCAAGGCCGGACCAGTTACCGCAATGCTCTGGGCATGCTCTCCACCCTCTGCACTGGCAGCTCCTACACCATGATACCTCGCTTTATCCCACCCAGGTACCAAGTGACCACAGCTCCGTCAGAAAGCCCATGCTCTGAGGAAGAATGTTTCTCTGGGGATGGCACGACACCCCAGGTCTCCCTCCACACGCCCGCGGGTGAGACGGAGATGCGCCCCAACATCCGAGTGAAGCATCTCACCCACAACTCGGCCACGCTGACAGTGCAGATCCCTTACCCGTTCAGCAAGATGTACATCCTGGCGCAGTACGAGAACGGCTTCTCTTCCGTCGTCACCAAGCTGAAGAAACAGAAGGAGGACATTGAGCTGACTAACCTTGTAGCACAAAAAGACTACACCTACTGTGTGGTCTCCCTCCACCACGTCTTAAGGTACAACCACACTTGCCTCACCCTCTCCCCAAACAAAATGAGCAGAGAGGACCCAGTGCCCACTCCCTCCACTGCCACCCACTATATCATGACGATCCTGGGCTGCCTGTTCGGCATGGTAATTGTCCTGGGGGTGGTGTACTATTGCCTCCGTAAGAGGCGTCAGCAAGAGGAGAAGCACAAGAAGGCAGCTGGCAGCATGAAGAAGACCATCATCGAGCTAAAGTATGGGCCAGAGATGGAGACAACCAGTATCACTCAGCTGTCCCAGGGGCAGATGCTGGGTGGGGAGACCGTGACCCGCATCCCCTACTTGCCCTCCGCTGGGGAAGTCGAGCAGTACAAGTTGATAGACAGCAGTGAGACCCCCAAGGCCACCAAGGGCAACTACATGGAAGTGCGAACAGGGGAGCAGCCTGAAAGACGAGAGTGTGAGCTCTCCATGCCGCCTGACAGCCAGAGCTCCGTGGCTGAGATCTCCACCATCACAAAGGAGGTGGACAAGGTGAACCAGATCATCAACAACTGCATTGATGCCTTGAAATCAGAGTCCACCTCCTTCCAGGGGGTGAAATCAGGGGCGATTTCCACTGCTGAGCCTCAGCTGGTACTCTTATCGGAACAGATCTCTGGCAAACATGGCTTCCTGTCCCCCGTGTACAAGGAAAGTTACAGCCACCCGCTGCAGAGACATCACAGCATGGAGGCAGCTCCCAAACGCTCCAGCACTTCCTCCAGCGGCTCCATACGGAGCCCCAGATCCTTCCGCTCTGAGGGCTCCGGCCACAAGTCAGAAGCCAAGTACATTGAGAAGACATCCCCAACCGCAGACACCATCCTCACTGTGACACCGGCGGCGGCCATTCTGCGAGCAGAGGCAGAGAAGATCCGACAGTACAGCGAACATCGGCACTCTTACCCGGGCTCACACCAGGGGGAGCAGCACGACAGCATGGGTGGGCGTAAGCCCTCCATTCTGGAACCTTTGACCAGACCCCGCCCCAGAGACCTGGCCTACTCTCAGCTCTCTCCCCAGTATCACAACCTGAGCTACAGCTCCAGCCCAGAGTACACATGCAAACCCTCGCACAGCATCTGGGAACGCTTCAAACTCAACCGGAAGCGGCACAAAGACGAGGAGGAATATATGGCCGCTGGCCACGCCCTGCGCAAAAAGGTCCAGTTTGCCAAAGACGAGGATCTTCACGACATCCTAGACTACTGGAAAGGTGTGTCTGCCCAGCACAAGTCCTGA